Part of the Desulfolutivibrio sulfoxidireducens genome is shown below.
AGGCCGCGGTGATCTACGGCCAGGACGTGCCGGGCATGAAGATTATTGAAAAGCAGACCGGGGGCAAACCCCAGATGACCCACTATATCCGGGGATTCGCCTCCATGCTGGTCATGGCCGAGGGCATAAAAAGGGCCGCGGCCGCCGGCGAGATCACCGGGCCGGCCATCAAGACCGCCCTGGAGACCCTTCGCGACTACGACCCCATGGGCCTGACCCCGGCCATAAGCTTCTTCCCGGATGACCACCGGCCCAACATGGCCGTGTTCCTGTACAAGATCGAGGGCGGCAAACTTACCCCGGCCGGAACCGAAACCCTGGAGCGCAAGGCCGAATGGCTGGGCAAGTAGCGCACGACGACCTGCTGCGGGTGGAGAACCTGGAGGTGGTCTACAACGACGTGGTCCTGGTGCTCAAGGGCCTGTCCCTTTGCGCCGGGCGGGGCCGGATCACGGCCCTGCTCGGGGCCAACGGCGCGGGCAAGTCCACCACGCTCAAGGCCGTCTCCGGACTGTTGGACGGGGAAAACGGCGAGGTCACGGCCGGGAAGGTGCTCTTCGGCGAAACCCCCATCCAGGGGTTGCCTCCGGACCGCATCGTCCGGGCCGGGGTGTTCCAGGTCATGGAGGGCCGCCGGGTCTTCGAAGACATGACTGTGGAGGACAACCTGCGGTGCGGGGGCATGACTCGGCCGGCGCGGGAGTTCCGGGACAACGTGGAGCGGGTCTACACCTATTTCCCCAGGCTGGCCGAAAGGCGGACCCAGCTTGCCGGGTACATGTCCGGCGGGGAACAGCAGATGCTGGCCATCGGACGGGCCCTGACGGCCAGGCCCAGGCTCTTGCTCCTGGATGAGCCGAGCCTGGGCCTGGCCCCGCTTCTGGTGGAGGAGATCTTCGAGATCATCAAACGCATCAACGCCGAGGACGGGGTGACCATCCTTTTGGTGGAGCAAAACGCCAAGGCCGCCCTGGCCATCGCCGATTCCGGATTCATCATGGAGAACGGGCGCATCGTGCTCGACGGCACGGCCAAGGACCTTTTGTCCAACACCGACGTCAGGGAGTTCTACCTGGGCCTGGCCTCGGGCGAGAAAAAGCGCCATTACCGTGACGTCAAGCACTATCGCCGCCGCAAACGCTGGCTTGGATAAACGGAGGACCATATATGCCACGGCCGCGCCCGGACGGATACATAAGCCCCTTGGAGACCATGGACCCGCGCGAACGCCGGGACCGCAAACGTCGCCTGCTCCAGGAGCACCTGGCCAGGGCGTACGCCGGGTGCGCCGCATTTCGCCGCAGGCTCGACCAGGCCGGGATCGCCCCGGGGGACGTGCGGACT
Proteins encoded:
- a CDS encoding ABC transporter ATP-binding protein, with the translated sequence MAGQVAHDDLLRVENLEVVYNDVVLVLKGLSLCAGRGRITALLGANGAGKSTTLKAVSGLLDGENGEVTAGKVLFGETPIQGLPPDRIVRAGVFQVMEGRRVFEDMTVEDNLRCGGMTRPAREFRDNVERVYTYFPRLAERRTQLAGYMSGGEQQMLAIGRALTARPRLLLLDEPSLGLAPLLVEEIFEIIKRINAEDGVTILLVEQNAKAALAIADSGFIMENGRIVLDGTAKDLLSNTDVREFYLGLASGEKKRHYRDVKHYRRRKRWLG